The stretch of DNA TGATGGAAAATGACTTACCAGATGTATTGTTGCTAGATATTATCATGCCTCACTTGGATGGATTGGCTGTACTGGAAATGATGCAGGCAAACGAAAATTTTGCTAAAGTACAAGTGATTATGCTGACTGCTTTCGGTCAAGAAGATGTAATGAAACAAGCAGTGGAATTAGGTGCTTCCTACTTTATGTTGAAGCCATTTGAATTTGATCGCTTAGTCAATCAAATTCTTCAAGTAGCGGGCCATAAGACAGAAAGTGCTCCACGTACGAGCGTTCTTCAGAGCCAACCACAGCAAAAAGTGAATCAAAAAATGATTGATACAACGATTACAGCAGTTATTAAAGAAATTGGTGTACCTGCTCATATCAAAGGTTACGCGTACTTACGTGAAGCTATTCACATGGTATATGAAGATATCGAATTATTGGGTTCAATCACAAAAGTCTTGTACCCTGAGATTGCGATTAAATTTAACACAACGTCATCTCGTGTAGAACGGGCAATCCGTCATGCTATTGAAGTCGCTTGGAACCGCGGAAACTATGAGTCCATCTCGAAAACATTCGGTTATACTGTTCATCACTTGAAGAGCAAACCGACAAATTCTGAGTTCATAGCAATGATTGCTGATAAAATCCGCTTGGAAAACATGGCGAGTTAATCATTGAGATGACTAGGTTTGCGGACATTCGTAAGCCAACCAATGTAACTAAAATCCGATTCAAAACCAAAATACTTTTACTAAAATGACCGATGAATTTTATTATTCATTGGTTTTTTTTATTATATCGAAAAGTATGTCATATAAAGTCAACTAGAATTTTTCTAACAAAACCGCTTAGCTCAGTTCTCAGATCTAGCAATCCATGTCATAGTGTTATTTCTTTGGTAACTAATTCACGGAAAATTCATTAATCAAAGGAGTGCTGTTAAGTGAACTTGGTATAATATGTAAAGAGGAGATGGTGATTTGAATAAGCTATTAGAAAAAATATGGCTGGTAAATAATAAATTATTTACCTCAGTTCCATGGAAAAAGATGCATATATTAGTGAAGATAGGGTAAAGAAAACTATACATACAGATAAGGTGTTGACGATAGATGATGAGAGTACCAATATACGCACATCGTGGTGCATCTGCGTATGCACTTGAAAATTCATCTGCGGCTTTTGCAAAAGCGATTGAACTGGGAGCGGATGGGTTAGAGATCGATTTACAGTTAACAAAAGATTTAGTACCTATTGTAACCCATGATTTGGACTTTTGGCGCTTAGCCAAGACTCGTAGGGATGTTTCGTCAATGTATTATGAAGAAGTGAAAAAATTAAAATTAGGAACCTCTTTCTGGCGATTAGTAAATGGGGAATCTATACAAACTTTTGAGGAAGTGCTGGCTTTTGCTGCGAAAAATGGACTGGCATTGAATGTAGAATTAAAAGAAACGTTTGTGAATGCTCCAGAACAAATTGACCTATTGTTTAAACGGACATATTCACATTTGAATATTCATTTTTCATCGTTTCATTACGATGTTTTGGAACGAATTAAAAAATGTAATCCGATGTTACAG from Paenisporosarcina sp. FSL H8-0542 encodes:
- a CDS encoding glycerophosphodiester phosphodiesterase family protein encodes the protein MMRVPIYAHRGASAYALENSSAAFAKAIELGADGLEIDLQLTKDLVPIVTHDLDFWRLAKTRRDVSSMYYEEVKKLKLGTSFWRLVNGESIQTFEEVLAFAAKNGLALNVELKETFVNAPEQIDLLFKRTYSHLNIHFSSFHYDVLERIKKCNPMLQTAYIGTKKTNWEELGRLTAADALHMHKRHYSKRKLDLAYKANMPLRFYGIDGNEKYLVDPHPVVLGWITDYPDKVLMKQLKKES
- the spo0A gene encoding sporulation transcription factor Spo0A, producing MEKIKVAIADDNKELVKTLESYLSSHPQIEVITTAPNGKVILTMMENDLPDVLLLDIIMPHLDGLAVLEMMQANENFAKVQVIMLTAFGQEDVMKQAVELGASYFMLKPFEFDRLVNQILQVAGHKTESAPRTSVLQSQPQQKVNQKMIDTTITAVIKEIGVPAHIKGYAYLREAIHMVYEDIELLGSITKVLYPEIAIKFNTTSSRVERAIRHAIEVAWNRGNYESISKTFGYTVHHLKSKPTNSEFIAMIADKIRLENMAS